The Dioscorea cayenensis subsp. rotundata cultivar TDr96_F1 chromosome 7, TDr96_F1_v2_PseudoChromosome.rev07_lg8_w22 25.fasta, whole genome shotgun sequence genome includes a region encoding these proteins:
- the LOC120265751 gene encoding ARGOS-like protein, translated as MRIVKIYNASLVSIILVEVGNREVRMRYFGWKALCLLAALAVALLLLPLILPPLPPPPPLFLFIPIIILVLLSFLLLLPSNVNIISSPNPAFTSPI; from the exons ATGCGCATAGTCAAAATATACAATGCCTCCCTTGTTAG TATTATCTTGGTGGAGGTCGGCAACAGAGAAGTGAGGATGAGATACTTTGGATGGAAGGCTCTTTGTTTACTTGCGGCGTTGGCTGTGGCTCTCCTTTTGCTTCCTCTAATCCTCCCTCCTTTGCCGCCGCCACCTCCGTTGTTTCTCTTCATTCCGATCATCATCCTTGTTCTGCTAAGTTTCTTGCTACTGCTTCCTTCCAACGTCAACATCATCTCTTCTCCAAACCCAGCTTTTACTTCGCCCATATGA